From Scleropages formosus chromosome 25, fSclFor1.1, whole genome shotgun sequence, a single genomic window includes:
- the sgca gene encoding alpha-sarcoglycan: MAEKQSWGLLITVCLASVLVVEADIKAYTQVGQLFVYELQRETFQSDFEPFLKHYGHVYDDPMVFKCNKQHFPDLPRWLRYTQRHPLDNGFLYGTPLEEDQGKAVIEITVINKRSYDTFRERLVITVGTPGKKLPYQAEFYLPLREIEKVLPSAVREEIKQDIQRMWGAARIDVDVVNISSALDKGGRVPLPLPGHYEGVYVKMGSQQYYSDCLLRLLSPQHQQECEAVGRASGDCSVCVNPSNCMAWCNATLIDLSKPVPPVPAPTHGSGILESGGFYDPPESPPSRDYFLDYIGMVIIPFVLALILCILLAYVMCCRREGVVKRDAKTPDIQLYHHHTIQGNTDELRSMAGGRGVPRPLSTLPMFNGRTGERMPPLQRQLRSDSSHIPLIMAQHDPNTDTLPR, encoded by the exons ATGGCAGAGAAGCAGAGCTGGGGACTCCTTATTACAG TGTGCTTGGCTAGTGTCCTGGTGGTCGAGGCAGATATAAAGGCTTATACTCAAGTGGGCCAGCTCTTTGTGTATGAACTGCAGAGAGAAACGTTCCAGAGTGATTTCGAACCCTTCCTCAAACACTATG GTCATGTATATGATGACCCCATGGTGTTCAAATGCAACAAGCAGCACTTCCCAGACCTGCCCCGTTGGCTGCGCTACACGCAGAGACATCCTCTAGACAATGGATTCCTCTATGGCACCCCACTGGAGGAAGACCAGGGCAAGGCTGTGATTGAG ATCACGGTTATTAATAAACGCAGCTATGACACCTTCAGGGAGAGGCTGGTGATAACCGTGGGGACACCAG GGAAGAAGTTGCCCTATCAGGCCGAGTTTTACCTGCCGCTCCGGGAAATTGAGAAGGTGCTGCCCTCTGCAGTCCGGGAAGAGATAAAGCAGGACATCCAGAGGATGTGGGGAGCTGCACGCATTGATGTTGATGTAGTAAACATAAGCTCTGCTTTGGACAAGGGTGGCAGAGTGCCCCTCCCACTACCAGGCCACTATGAGGG GGTTTATGTCAAGATGGGCTCCCAACAGTACTACTCTGACTGTTTGCTGAGGCTCCTGAGCCCTCAGCACCAGCAGGAATGCGAGGCTGTAGGCAGGGCGTCGGGGGACTGCTCCGTGTGCGTCAACCCCAGCAACTGTATGGCCTGGTGCAATGCCACTTTG ATTGACCTGTCCAAGCCTGTGCCTCCTGTACCAGCCCCTACCCATGGTTCAGGCATCCTGGAGAGTGGGGGTTTCTATGATCCACCGGAATCCCCTCCAAGTCGAGACTACTTCCTGGACTACATCGGGATGGTGATCATCCCCTTCGTGTTGGCCCTCATCCTGTGTATCCTCCTAGCCTACGTCATGTGCTGCCGACGAGAGGGCGT gGTGAAAAGGGATGCAAAGACACCTGA CATACAGCTGTATCACCACCACACCATCCAGGGGAATACAGATGAACTCAGGAGCATGGCAGGGGGACGGGGAGTACCCAGACCCCTCTCGACTCTCCCCATGTTCAACGGCCGCACAGGAGAGAGGATGCCCCCCCTGCAGAGGCAGCTGCGCTCCGACAGCTCCCACATTCCCCTCATCATGGCCCAGCA TGATCCAAACACAGATACACTTCCCAG GTAA